A genomic stretch from Lathyrus oleraceus cultivar Zhongwan6 chromosome 2, CAAS_Psat_ZW6_1.0, whole genome shotgun sequence includes:
- the LOC127122134 gene encoding uncharacterized protein LOC127122134 — MKRIFVFVLPAKKHFAWEFQFKVYVKGKGLWSHLDDVSKAPTEKTALDAWETKDAQIITWILKSIDPQMINNLRSFSTAQEMWNYLKRIYNQDNSAKHFQLELEIANYKQGALSIQEYYSGFLNLWTEHSSIIHANVPKISLVVVQEVYNTSRRDQFLMKLRLEFEVVRGALLNRNLVPSVDTCVGELLREEQRLITQGAMSHEATIFEPVTVAYVAQSKGKSRDMRQV; from the coding sequence atgaaaagaatttTTGTGTTCGTTTTACCGGCAAAAAAACATTTTGCATGGGAATTTCAATTCAAGGTGTATGTTAAAGGAAAGGGATTATGGAGTCATCTAGATGATGTTTCTAAGGCACCGACGGAGAAAACTGCTTTAGATGCGTGGGAAACTAAAGATGCTCAAATCATCACTTGGATTCTCAAGAGTATTGATCCTCAGATGATCAATAATTTACGCTCTTTTTCAACTGCTCAAGAAATGTGGAATTATTTGAAGCGCATTTACAACCAAGACAATTCGGCAAAACATTTTCAGTTGGAGTTAGAAATAGCCAACTATAAACAAGGTGCTTTGTCTATTCAAGAATACTACTCTGGTTTCTTAAATCTCTGGACAGAACACTCTTCTATTATACATGCTAATGTTCCCAAGATCTCTCTCGTGGTTGTTCAAGAGGTTTACAACACTAGTAGGCGAGATCAATTTCTCATGAAATTACGTCTAGAATTTGAGGTTGTCAGAGGTGCCTTGCTGAATAGGAATCTTGTTCCTTCTGTAGATACATGTGTTGGAGAACTTCTAAGAGAGGAACAACGTCTTATTACTCAAGGAGCCATGTCTCATGAAGCTACCATTTTCGAGCCCGTGACGGTTGCATATGTTGCTCAAAGTAAAGGTAAAAGTCGTGATATGAGACAGGTTTAG